One genomic window of Malaciobacter molluscorum LMG 25693 includes the following:
- a CDS encoding urease accessory protein UreE: MIKKIIDIKKDLDNFDDKVELSWFDMQKPNLSAITKNGVEFIIKVKFTHLHENDFLVDEDDYKIKVSRCEDEIYILKFDDVLTFAKTAYEIGNRHQPIMISDFQITALEDISILDIIKQCQSNEKIDVNKTKGYFKPNGKAHHSH, translated from the coding sequence ATGATAAAAAAGATTATAGATATAAAAAAAGATTTAGATAATTTTGATGATAAAGTTGAGTTATCTTGGTTTGATATGCAAAAACCAAATTTAAGTGCAATTACTAAAAATGGTGTAGAATTTATTATAAAAGTAAAATTTACTCATTTACATGAAAATGATTTTTTAGTGGATGAAGATGATTATAAAATAAAAGTAAGTAGATGCGAAGATGAAATTTATATTTTAAAATTTGATGATGTTTTAACTTTTGCAAAAACAGCATATGAGATTGGAAATAGACATCAGCCTATAATGATAAGTGATTTTCAAATTACTGCTTTGGAAGATATTTCAATTTTAGATATTATCAAACAGTGCCAATCAAATGAGAAGATTGATGTAAACAAAACAAAAGGCTATTTTAAACCAAATGGAAAAGCACATCACTCACACTAG